In uncultured Methanobacterium sp., a genomic segment contains:
- a CDS encoding serine/threonine-protein kinase, with amino-acid sequence MNSIMEKLMNLGYKGYILIIVPYLILIFTRDYYINLCIFIVIYLIFLLITIGQIKKDEIIGKYVEKFRTSRLILLNIIILFFSGIFFLDIISVIFIPTSQSLDLISSLLSVIFLSGMILISILNLNTLISNKRMHKRYANIIFNFGIGIVILFGITTLGVDFTIEGGVPYVESAVITSFITGFVLLIPSIVILRTINEYNNIKGWPKTPIDAFSERFKDIFYNTKYIGEGGFAWVYRVTNIDDKKEYAIKIPKIHKEKTGKTFVKEVANWTILNHPNIVKLHDVNIIETPYIEMEYCEDQLEEKKRELSEAINIICGVAAGLQYAHSKNIIHGDIKPSNILMKNNQAKISDWGLSKLKTDKSVTLSGFTPQYAAPEQISSEYGKGDERTDIYQLGGVAYMLLTGQPPLADYTPNIYEAILNQKPDPITKYNPQAKNIEPIIMKCLEKQKKDRYQNMNELITDLNSYKKNLIQYKK; translated from the coding sequence TTGAATTCAATTATGGAAAAACTGATGAATTTAGGATATAAAGGATACATCCTAATTATAGTGCCATATTTAATTTTAATTTTCACTAGAGATTATTATATAAATTTATGCATATTTATTGTTATTTATTTGATATTTTTGTTAATTACAATTGGCCAAATAAAAAAAGATGAAATAATTGGTAAATATGTGGAAAAATTCAGAACTTCCCGTTTAATATTATTAAATATCATAATATTATTTTTTTCAGGAATTTTTTTCTTAGATATAATCTCTGTTATTTTTATTCCAACTTCACAATCATTGGATTTAATAAGTAGTTTATTAAGTGTTATTTTTCTATCTGGGATGATTTTAATTTCTATTTTAAATTTAAATACTTTAATATCAAATAAAAGGATGCATAAAAGATATGCAAATATTATTTTTAACTTTGGGATTGGTATTGTAATATTATTTGGAATAACTACTCTAGGCGTGGATTTCACAATTGAAGGGGGTGTACCTTACGTAGAATCTGCAGTAATCACAAGTTTCATAACTGGTTTCGTATTGCTTATTCCAAGTATAGTAATTTTAAGAACTATTAACGAATATAATAATATTAAAGGATGGCCTAAAACTCCTATTGACGCTTTTTCAGAGAGATTTAAAGATATATTTTATAATACAAAATATATTGGTGAAGGTGGATTCGCATGGGTATATCGCGTCACCAATATAGATGATAAAAAAGAATATGCAATAAAAATACCCAAAATACACAAGGAAAAAACAGGAAAAACTTTTGTTAAAGAAGTAGCCAACTGGACTATTCTTAACCACCCCAACATTGTGAAATTACATGATGTGAACATTATTGAGACACCTTATATTGAAATGGAATATTGTGAAGATCAATTAGAAGAAAAAAAAAGAGAATTATCTGAAGCTATAAACATTATATGCGGTGTAGCTGCAGGTCTCCAATATGCCCATAGTAAAAATATAATTCATGGTGATATCAAGCCTTCTAACATTTTAATGAAAAATAATCAAGCAAAAATCAGCGACTGGGGACTAAGTAAATTGAAAACCGACAAATCAGTCACACTATCCGGATTTACCCCCCAATATGCAGCCCCAGAACAAATCTCAAGCGAATATGGTAAAGGCGATGAAAGAACCGACATCTACCAATTAGGAGGCGTCGCTTACATGCTACTCACAGGCCAACCACCACTAGCAGACTACACTCCAAACATTTATGAAGCCATTTTAAACCAAAAACCTGACCCTATAACCAAATACAACCCACAAGCCAAAAATATAGAACCAATCATAATGAAATGCCTAGAAAAACAAAAAAAAGACAGATACCAAAACATGAACGAACTAATTACAGATTTAAATTCCTATAAAAAAAATTTAATTCAATATAAAAAATGA
- a CDS encoding PAS domain S-box protein: protein MSGTNIILAMDNDTEALKINQILSSGNCRPLTLFNWKNPQWEISNSEKNGQQVSSGNSTSNMVDTTSLDLDSVDLIIMDEELQENIELKTFLEGSNNINSTYNIPRILITSNSDCKDPERIDLKEKQICLSRPYNPRELLLTVESAFYKKNMELTLKEREDQYRILIENADDPIAMINYQGEFLLVNKSAAIFFSCEEEKFLGKTMWEIFPQEQADSQMKSIRTVIETGTGRIIESKTVIKGKEYYFSTNIQPIPVKNGGIGAVQLIARDITPMKKVQHALEKSEEKFREVFNNANDGISLHHIDNGLPGNFCEVNDVVCQRLGYTKEELLLMGPQDIINKETKEKMPEVMKKLSLNKSATFEAVQFTKEGKLITTEISNHLFDLQGKEMIMSITRDISERKKSENQLLRILAGIEGTGDAIGIAMSDGSHFYQNKSFNKLFGYKVEELNIPMGPVKLFKDKELGRYIFQTIMNGNSWDGELEMTDKSERIFPVHIQANAIKNKNDSVIGLIYVLDDITERKRVEYALKTSEEKFRNLAQTAVDAIIIIDCEEKIVFSNSSLERIFDYREEEILGEYLETLIPQRHMEDFQVKLDFFHQHDRELGNVFESFGLRKDGSEFPLEMSLNTWKTEGDVYTTLIIRDITQRKLNEFKFKMREDIFQLMAHNIEEVFWIIDPLTGQILYMNPAYKKIWGQNIETLYQNPRSWIESMHPEDKEEFISYIFGKNGRTIKHRENIECRVIRPDGEVRWIKVRAFPVINQNKEIYRRIGIATDISKVRNMGNNIGKQ from the coding sequence ATGTCTGGAACAAATATAATTCTCGCCATGGATAATGATACTGAAGCTCTTAAAATCAACCAAATTCTTTCCTCAGGTAATTGCAGACCATTAACCTTATTTAACTGGAAAAATCCCCAGTGGGAAATTTCAAACAGTGAAAAAAATGGTCAACAGGTAAGTTCAGGAAACAGTACTTCAAATATGGTTGATACAACATCACTTGATCTAGATTCAGTTGATTTAATCATAATGGATGAAGAACTGCAGGAAAACATAGAACTAAAAACCTTTTTAGAGGGTTCAAATAACATTAATAGTACTTATAACATTCCTCGCATTTTAATTACCTCTAATTCTGATTGTAAGGATCCAGAAAGGATAGATTTGAAAGAAAAACAAATTTGTCTATCCAGACCATATAACCCCCGTGAACTTTTATTAACCGTGGAAAGCGCATTCTACAAGAAAAACATGGAACTGACACTAAAGGAACGTGAAGACCAGTACCGCATTTTAATTGAAAACGCAGATGACCCAATCGCCATGATCAACTACCAAGGTGAATTTCTCCTGGTGAATAAAAGCGCTGCAATTTTCTTCTCATGTGAAGAGGAAAAATTCCTGGGAAAAACCATGTGGGAAATCTTTCCCCAGGAACAGGCCGATTCCCAAATGAAAAGCATAAGAACAGTCATCGAAACGGGCACAGGGCGTATTATTGAAAGTAAAACCGTTATCAAAGGCAAAGAATACTATTTCAGCACCAATATTCAACCCATACCTGTAAAAAATGGGGGAATAGGAGCGGTGCAACTTATTGCTCGGGATATTACTCCAATGAAGAAGGTCCAGCATGCGCTGGAAAAAAGTGAAGAGAAGTTCAGGGAAGTTTTCAATAATGCTAACGATGGAATATCCCTCCACCACATTGATAATGGGTTACCTGGTAATTTTTGTGAAGTAAACGATGTGGTATGCCAGAGACTGGGCTACACTAAAGAAGAACTTCTTCTTATGGGTCCACAGGATATTATTAACAAAGAAACCAAAGAAAAAATGCCGGAAGTTATGAAAAAATTAAGTCTAAATAAAAGTGCCACTTTCGAAGCAGTGCAATTTACCAAGGAAGGGAAATTGATTACAACCGAGATCAGTAATCATCTTTTTGATTTACAGGGAAAAGAAATGATCATGTCCATAACCAGGGATATTTCCGAGCGTAAAAAATCTGAAAACCAACTATTACGAATACTGGCAGGAATAGAGGGCACAGGGGATGCTATAGGAATAGCAATGTCCGATGGTTCACATTTCTATCAAAACAAATCATTTAACAAACTGTTCGGTTACAAAGTGGAGGAACTGAACATTCCCATGGGTCCGGTGAAACTGTTTAAAGATAAGGAACTGGGCAGATATATATTCCAAACTATAATGAATGGGAATAGCTGGGATGGGGAATTGGAAATGACTGATAAGTCAGAGAGAATCTTCCCAGTACACATTCAGGCAAACGCCATTAAAAACAAAAATGATAGTGTTATTGGTTTAATTTACGTCCTGGATGATATCACAGAAAGGAAAAGGGTAGAATATGCCTTAAAAACCAGTGAGGAGAAGTTCAGAAACCTGGCTCAAACCGCAGTAGATGCCATTATCATTATTGATTGTGAAGAAAAGATTGTTTTCTCCAACAGCAGCCTGGAAAGAATTTTCGATTACAGGGAAGAAGAGATACTGGGTGAATATCTGGAAACACTCATTCCACAAAGGCACATGGAAGATTTCCAGGTAAAACTAGACTTTTTCCACCAGCATGACAGAGAATTGGGGAATGTTTTTGAGTCATTTGGTCTTAGAAAGGATGGTAGTGAATTCCCACTGGAAATGTCCCTCAATACATGGAAAACAGAGGGAGACGTGTACACCACATTAATCATTCGTGACATAACCCAGAGGAAATTAAATGAGTTCAAGTTTAAGATGAGGGAAGATATCTTCCAGTTAATGGCACATAACATCGAAGAGGTATTTTGGATCATTGACCCCCTTACTGGACAGATACTATACATGAATCCTGCTTATAAAAAGATCTGGGGTCAGAATATAGAAACCCTTTACCAGAACCCCAGATCCTGGATTGAATCCATGCACCCTGAAGATAAGGAGGAATTTATTTCCTATATTTTCGGGAAAAACGGCAGAACCATCAAGCACAGGGAAAATATCGAATGCAGAGTTATCCGTCCTGATGGAGAGGTGAGGTGGATAAAAGTCAGGGCTTTCCCAGTCATTAACCAGAACAAGGAGATCTACCGCAGGATTGGTATAGCCACCGATATTTCCAAGGTTCGAAATATGGGAAATAACATTGGAAAACAATGA
- a CDS encoding tetratricopeptide repeat protein: protein MDPKDNQQKEDEKENEKKKIALLKKGNELFAQRSYKAALLYFDDALVLDQDNAKIWDIRGVALSRIGLLDEAQESFEVALDLEPDNAQAWSNLGVLYASRARFDEAINSFDHSLELEKDNDGTWNNRGSALFGLKKYKEALESFTKATELNPDNAQAWAGKGSAHNFLDEYPEAIESLERFIQLASSTFSPQVEEAWALIFELKMKVAENRSTE, encoded by the coding sequence TTGGATCCTAAAGATAATCAGCAGAAAGAAGATGAAAAAGAGAATGAAAAAAAGAAAATTGCCCTTTTGAAGAAAGGTAATGAACTTTTCGCCCAGAGAAGTTATAAAGCTGCTCTTTTATACTTTGATGATGCACTGGTACTGGACCAGGATAATGCTAAGATATGGGATATTCGTGGGGTTGCACTTTCCCGCATTGGGCTCCTGGATGAAGCTCAGGAATCCTTTGAGGTAGCACTTGATCTTGAACCGGATAATGCCCAGGCATGGTCTAATCTAGGAGTTTTATATGCATCCCGTGCCCGTTTTGATGAGGCCATAAATTCATTTGACCACTCCCTGGAACTGGAAAAAGATAATGATGGGACCTGGAATAATCGTGGGTCTGCACTTTTTGGTTTAAAAAAATATAAAGAGGCCCTAGAATCTTTCACAAAGGCTACAGAACTAAATCCAGATAATGCTCAGGCATGGGCAGGTAAAGGTTCAGCCCACAACTTCCTGGATGAATATCCAGAGGCAATTGAGTCGTTAGAACGCTTTATACAGCTGGCATCATCCACATTTTCTCCCCAAGTCGAAGAAGCATGGGCATTGATTTTTGAGCTGAAAATGAAAGTTGCTGAAAACAGGTCAACAGAATGA
- a CDS encoding manganese efflux pump MntP family protein yields the protein MDIFSMFFLAVGLAMDAFSVSITRGMILKCNLKYALTIAIFFGAFQALMPVAGWLAGEQLAALVEVWAPWIAFILLALIGGKMIYEGLREDDEEEDVCRVFSIRDILILSVATSIDAFAVGVTFAFLNTPILLPILIIGLVTFILSFIGVYLGKKAGHLFGSKIEVLGGLILIAIGIKILLETML from the coding sequence ATGGATATTTTTTCAATGTTTTTCCTGGCAGTTGGGTTGGCCATGGATGCCTTCAGTGTATCCATCACCAGGGGAATGATTCTTAAATGTAACCTGAAGTACGCCCTTACCATTGCCATATTTTTCGGTGCATTCCAGGCTTTGATGCCTGTGGCGGGTTGGCTGGCAGGGGAACAGTTAGCTGCACTGGTTGAAGTCTGGGCGCCCTGGATTGCATTCATCTTACTTGCCTTAATCGGGGGAAAGATGATCTACGAGGGATTACGAGAAGATGATGAAGAGGAGGATGTGTGCAGAGTTTTCTCCATCCGTGATATTTTAATTCTGTCAGTTGCCACCAGTATCGATGCCTTTGCAGTTGGTGTGACCTTTGCCTTTTTAAACACCCCCATTCTCCTACCCATACTGATTATCGGTCTGGTAACTTTCATATTATCATTTATAGGAGTATACCTTGGGAAAAAAGCAGGACATCTTTTTGGAAGCAAAATTGAGGTATTAGGAGGATTGATCCTGATTGCAATCGGGATTAAGATCCTTTTGGAAACCATGTTATAA
- a CDS encoding LytS/YhcK type 5TM receptor domain-containing protein yields the protein MSKTTLKDRIHTIRDYLAGDEEVPIMYIHALMAIIGSVSVLLILQFHEMPMSSVEHSLLVLVEKACVIVVIAYVVSRLNVFTEVLEGKFTIKNQAILILIFGAISIFGTYSGVEVFGAMANVRDLGPMVAGLIGGPIVGLGAGLIGGLYRLSLGGFTAVPCAIATILAGLFAGLIFLINKRRFVGIFWAVVFAILMESLHLLINLAIAKPYSMALAVVQELTIPIIVSNALGMFIFAFIISNLLRERETIKQRDLYFDELERKKHELKVASKIQKSFLPEELPSIPNFSVAALNIPAREVGGDFYDFVSISPEKTGIVIADVTGDSFPASLLMALSRTIIRGEAKNQNPPTLLKYLNNLIAVDIGPEIFITILYGELDSKTHCFTYVNAAHSPPLIYRNKTNQLSELAKGVKSLGRLENIELEKHQVKIENGDLLLFYTDGVIRALEGTESSGKELLEQIIIQNHDLSPIKILDEIKSKINSPEVDSDDLVLAIVKAD from the coding sequence GGCAGTGTAAGTGTTCTTTTAATTCTACAATTTCATGAAATGCCCATGTCCTCAGTGGAACACAGTCTCCTGGTCCTGGTGGAAAAAGCATGTGTGATTGTGGTTATTGCCTATGTGGTAAGCCGTTTAAACGTTTTCACTGAGGTTCTTGAAGGAAAGTTCACCATTAAAAACCAGGCAATTCTTATCCTCATTTTTGGGGCAATATCTATCTTCGGAACCTATTCTGGAGTGGAGGTTTTCGGTGCCATGGCCAATGTACGTGACCTGGGCCCCATGGTGGCAGGTCTCATAGGGGGCCCAATTGTGGGACTGGGTGCAGGTTTAATTGGTGGATTGTACCGTCTGAGTTTGGGTGGTTTCACAGCAGTACCCTGTGCCATCGCCACCATACTGGCAGGATTATTCGCTGGTTTAATATTCCTCATTAACAAACGTCGCTTTGTGGGAATCTTCTGGGCAGTGGTTTTTGCGATTTTAATGGAATCACTGCACCTTCTCATTAACCTGGCCATTGCCAAACCATATTCCATGGCACTGGCAGTGGTGCAGGAGCTCACCATACCAATCATTGTTTCCAATGCACTGGGAATGTTCATATTTGCATTCATTATTTCCAACCTCCTTAGGGAAAGGGAAACAATAAAGCAGAGGGACCTTTATTTTGATGAACTGGAACGTAAAAAACATGAGCTGAAGGTGGCCAGTAAAATCCAGAAGAGCTTCCTACCTGAAGAATTACCCTCCATCCCAAATTTTAGTGTTGCAGCGTTGAACATCCCTGCACGTGAGGTTGGGGGTGATTTTTATGATTTCGTATCCATATCACCCGAAAAAACAGGTATTGTTATTGCGGATGTTACCGGGGACAGTTTCCCAGCATCACTGCTCATGGCACTTTCCAGAACCATAATCAGGGGAGAAGCAAAAAATCAGAACCCTCCCACTCTTTTAAAATATTTAAACAACCTGATTGCAGTTGACATTGGTCCTGAAATCTTCATCACTATTTTATACGGTGAACTGGACTCTAAAACTCATTGTTTTACCTATGTTAATGCCGCTCATAGTCCTCCATTGATTTATAGGAACAAAACAAATCAGTTAAGCGAACTTGCAAAAGGGGTTAAATCACTGGGCCGACTGGAAAATATTGAGCTTGAAAAACACCAAGTGAAGATTGAAAATGGAGATTTACTCTTATTCTATACTGACGGAGTTATTCGAGCTTTAGAAGGGACAGAATCTTCAGGGAAAGAACTACTGGAGCAGATAATTATTCAAAATCATGATCTTTCACCAATAAAGATTTTAGATGAGATAAAATCAAAAATAAATTCACCAGAAGTAGATTCTGATGACCTGGTTCTGGCAATAGTAAAAGCTGATTAA